The following proteins are co-located in the Hippoglossus stenolepis isolate QCI-W04-F060 chromosome 23, HSTE1.2, whole genome shotgun sequence genome:
- the LOC118102917 gene encoding cysteinyl leukotriene receptor 1 — MSVNLQTLPVASGNNTSMMNEMMKCIHSDDLFRYNAYIITYLVVFPLAFLCNTGALVIFLLQGPRRGSSACVVMMNLALSDASFSLTLPLRAFYYWMSGVWEFPEWLCQLCGYTFYVNMYTSIFFLTLLSVLRWLAVTQPLQHSSQVTPTRTMLVCLGIWVFVGVSVSPFLLNGTKERSGSTRCFEPNDGSSWEVILKLNYVSLALGFILPLLTIIICYSSLIRHLMAGSSLSSNQSSNTHHHTRQRSVHLVSMVIVTFLFCFLPYHVMRSLHLHAVLGKWHCDVIVMLQRAVVVTLCLAAFSSVVNPLLYYYSAKKFRNDLRDVFRNSRRSFQLRASAGRREPET, encoded by the exons ATGAGCG tAAATCTGCAAACTCTGCCCGTCGCCAGCGGCAACAACACGTCGATGATGAATGAGATGATGAAATGTATACATAGTGATGATCTGTTCAGGTACAATGCCTACATCATCACCTATCTCGTGGTGTTTCCTCTCGCCTTTCTGTGCAACACTGGAGCGCTGGtgattttcctgctgcaggGTCCCCGCAG AGGCTCTTCCGCCTGTGTGGTCATGATGAATCTCGCCCTATCAGACGCCAGCTTCTCCCTCACCCTCCCGCTGCGAGCGTTTTATTACTGGATGTCTGGAGTGTGGGAGTTTCCTGAATGGCTGTGTCAATTATGTGGCTACACCTTCTACGTTAACATGTACACCAG catcttcttcctcactctACTGAGCGTGCTCCGTTGGCTCGCCGTGACCCAGCCCCTCCAACACAGCTCTCAGGTCACACCCACTCGAACCATGTTGGTCTGTCTGGGAATCTgggtgtttgtgggtgtgtccgTTTCTCCCTTCCTGCTCAATGGGACGAAAGAAAG gtcgGGGTCAACTCGTTGCTTCGAGCCAAATGATGGTTCCTCTTGGGAGGTTATCCTAAAATTAAACTACGTATCATTGGCTCTGGGCTTCATCCTTCCCCtcctcaccatcatcatctgcTACAGCAGCCTCATACGTCACCTGATGGCCGGGTCTAGCCTCTCTAGCAACCAGTCCAGCAACACCCACCACCATACTAGACAACGATCTGTACAcctggtttccatggtgattGTGACCTTCCTGTTTTGCTTTCTGCCCTATCATGTGATGAGATCACTGCACCTGCATGCCGTTTTGGGCAAGTGGCACTGTGATGTCATAGTGATGCTGCAGCGAGCAGTGGTGGTGACGCTGTGTCTGGCGGCATTCAGCAGCGTGGTCAACCCTCTGCTGTACTACTACTCAGCCAAGAAGTTCAGAAACGACCTGAGGGACGTTTTCCGGAACAGCAGGAGGTCCTTCCAACTCAGAGCTTCAGCTGGGAGGAGGGAACCTGAAACCTGA